In Porites lutea chromosome 7, jaPorLute2.1, whole genome shotgun sequence, a single window of DNA contains:
- the LOC140944944 gene encoding uncharacterized protein, translating to MAQRDGGSSKRVGKKRDRSRVLAEAAEFLAACEQKRKKPKNRTASVFWKNPSTGLRTTHSKYRPRKGHRASSVIPEAVEPTFQDADHSSDEYPADEKDHASQDLSQILSECTALFTQSLPSTPWNERISNVGQSWASVRPQIMRAVLENEFLRSSVCMVCMEAQGLVKCIRCGMKILCTQCDDEEHKKNPLHDREIFHDGFFKPVPPNVSLDSNGDLITVARHFARNMLFFCPSCTSTGEPMLTSENCIVVTSEGRYDVNFCIFHCKDCKNVFSPLDFSNLIQAGYWPGSISNTKYVFSQDLFFKWDLLQKRLPGSSESGFLRSLEDFSVIRGRVGVINDTAFSIAFKEWKFCRHELDVLQSKDFMECPTCAVFQHSAHVDGNAKLYRYKSAGRKKRESYYGEKFILDNVKVDKHLANLYKNANQPKLTSNSKCGESHWQAARNSLKKKKHIDETGLSITGCRHAIAQRAVNMFYGEVYGYAHYIQITDMIPRKVSFFWEDVACKYWPWLTKKDQKTASSM from the exons ATGGCGCAAAGAGACGGTGGAAGTTCAAAGAGAGTCGGAAAAAAACGAGATCGATCAAGGGTCCTCGCTGAAGCAGCGGAGTTTCTCGCTGCCTGTGAACAAAAGCGAAAGAAGCCAAAGAATAGGACTGCTTCTGTTTTTTGGAAAAACCCGTCAACCGGTTTGAGAACTACTCACTCAAAGTATCGCCCTAGAAAAGGCCATAGGGCTTCGTCAGTTATTCCTGAAGCAG TGGAGCCAACATTCCaggatgctgatcactcttccGACGAGTACCCCGCAGATGAAAAGGATCATGCTTCTCAAG ACTTAAGTCAAATTTTGAGTGAATGCACTGCTTTATTCACTCAATCTCTTCCATCAACACCGTGGAATGAGAGGATATCAAATGTAGGTCAATCTTGGGCAAGTGTGCGCCCCCAAATCATGAGGGCAGTTCTGGAAAATGAATTTCTCAGAAGCAGTGTGTGTATGGTGTGTATGGAGGCCCAAGGCCTTGTTAAGTGTATTCGCTGTGGAATGAAGATCCTGTGCACACAATGTGATGATGAGGAGCATAAGAAAAATCCTCTTCATGATAGAGAAATATTCCATGATGGCTTTTTTAAACCTGTGCCACCCAATGTTTCACTGGACAGCAATGGTGACTTAATTACAGTGG CAAGGCATTTTGCACGCAATATGCTATTTTTTTGCCCCAGCTGTACATCTACAGGTGAACCCATGTTAACATCTGAAAATTGCATAGTGGTGACTTCCGAGG GGAGATATGATGTAAATTTCTGCATCTTTCACTGTAAGGATTGCAAAAATGTCTTCTCACCTCTGGATTTCTCCAATCTAATTCAGGCAGGCTATTGGCCAGGCTCAATTTCCAATACTAAATATGTTTTTTCTCAAGACCTGTTTTTTAAGTGGGATCTATTGCAGAAAAGACTTCCAGGATCATCTGAAAGTGGTTTTTTAAGATCTCTGGAGGATTTCTCTGTTATTAGAGGAAGG GTTGGTGTGATAAATGACACTGCATTTAGCATTGCCTTCAAAGAGTGGAAGTTCTGTCGCCATGAGTTAGACGTCCTGCAATCCAAGGATTTCATGGAGTGCCCAACTTGTGCCGTATTCCAGCATTCAGCTCATGTTGATGGGAATGCTAAGCTTTATCGATACAAATCAGCTGGGAG GAAAAAAAGAGAATCTTATTATGGTGAAAAGTTTATTCTGGATAATGTGAAAGTGGACAAACATCTGGCGAATCTATACAAGAATGCAAATCAACCT AAGTTGACTTCAAACAGCAAATGTGGTGAGTCTCACTGGCAGGCAGCACGGAACTccttgaagaagaagaagcacaTTGATGAAACTGGGCTCTCCATCACTGGCTGTAGACATGCGATTGCACAGCGTGCCGTAAACATGTTTTATGGTGAAGTGTATGGTTATGCCCACTACATCCAAATTACTGACATGATCCCTAGAAAAGTTTCCTTCTTCTGGGAAGACGTTGCTTGTAAGTACTGGCCATGGCTAACCAAAAAGGACCAAAAAACAGCTTCCTCAATGTAG